The genomic segment GTCGTTCCCACGCACGTTCCTTCCACCTGCCCGCGCCGGTTCACCTGCTGCGTCAGCGCGTTCCAACCCGCCTGCGCGACGGAACCATAGCTTACAGGACTGATCCATCCGCGATTGATCGCGCGCGCAATGCTGAAGACGAACATCGCTGAAGCCGACGTCTCCAGGTAGGAATTGTTTTTGTCCAGCATCTGATGCCAGAGACCGGAACCTGATTGCAACTTGGCCACTGCCTGAATGTGCGAGCGCAGCAGCTGCAGGATCGCGTTGCGTTGTGGATGCGTTTCAGGAAGCACGCTGAGCAACTCGACTGTTGCAACCATCACCCATCCGTTCGCTCGTCCCCAATAGAACTCGGGATTCAATGGCTGGTTCTCATGCCACCCGTGCGCGTACAATCCCATCTTCGGATCGAACAACCGCGCCGACATCTGCACCACTTGTCGCGCAGCGTCGTCGAGATACTCCGCTTTCCCGCCGTTCGCACCCATCTGAGCAAGCGCGGGAATACTCATGTAAGCGTCGTCACCCCATAACGACACCGGCTGCGGGCGCTGGCGCGCCAATGTCCCATCGGAAAGCCTGAATTGTTTGGTGCTGATGTGGTTCATCCAATGCGTAATGATCGGATCGAGATTTGGGCCGACGCCCGCATGCTTCGCCTTGATCAATGCCGCGCACATCGCCCCGCAATCGTCGAGCGATTCCGTATGCAGGATTGCCCGGAACGCGCTGCTGCGGCCCTTCTTGAATTGTTCATCCTGAGCGCGAAAATATGGCAGCGCGTCCTGGATGAACCTTAAATGCCGCGCCGTAAAATCCGTGAACGCCTTGTCGCCCGTCACCTCAGCGCACAACAGCATGCCCGCGTGCGTCACACCCATCGTGTAATCCAGATTATAAAACCCGTTTGCTTCACCCCGATCGGCGTATGCATCCGCGATCGGTGCCACCGAAAGGTCCACAATCTGGTCGCCCGTTCGGTCATTGATGACGCGGGTCGGCGCTGCCTTCTCCAGATACGAGCGAATGCGTCCGAGCACCTCCACGATCTCCTCTCGCTTAGGCATGTGATACGGAATCGGATACGTTCCCTCAGATAAATCGTAAACGGATCGATTGTCGCGATTGCGATACGGCCCTTCCGCGACGCTTGAAACGGGAAGCAACACCAGCCCGAGAAGCGCGAGGGCGATTCGAGCGCACGAAAAATTAACAATGGAGTCTCTCATGGCGCATTTCAGTTCAGCGGGTTCGGACCGGTTCAACCGTTACGTTCCTCAGGCTGACGGAACCGGAATGCGTCAGCACATCAGCAGCTTCAACTCCCTTGAACGTCGAATCGATCACGCGGACGTTTTCGATGATTGAATTCGTCGTGCCCACGATCCACAACGCCCGCGGGCTTGAAGCCGAAGTGACGTTCTGCATTTCAATGTTGCGAATGATGGGTGGAAACAGCCCGCCATAAACGCGGCCATAGACGAGATCGATCGTCAAAACCGAATGCGCGACGCGGCCCACCTGCACGTTGCGGAAGAAGATGTTCTCGATCCCACCACCGCGCTCCGCATTGGTCTTCAGGCGCAGCGCGCGATCCAGGTTCGGGCTGTCCATGCGGCAATCCTCAGCGAACACATTCCGCACGCCCCCTGACACCTCACTCCCGAGCACCACGCCACCGTGGCCGTCCTTCATCTCGCAATTGCGGATGATGATGTTTTCCGACGGGATGCCGACACGCCGGCCGTCAGCGTTCTTGCCGGATTTGATCGCGATGCAATCGTCGCCCGTATCAAAGACACAATTCTCGATCAGCACATCGCGGCTGCTGTCGGGATTGCATCCATCATTGTTGGGCCCGTGGCTCACGACCTTCACACCGCGCACGGTGACGTTCGTGCACAGGACGGGATTGATCACCCACATTGGCGAGTTGGTGATGAACACGCCCTCAATGATGACATTCCGGCAGCGGAAGGGCTGGACGAAGTTGGGCCGCAACAGATGGCCTTCGCCAAAAATGCGTTGTTCCACGGGAGTGCCGCTATCGCCATGCCGAAGCAGCGTCCGATGGCTGGGAGGCGCGTTGGTCTCGCGGTTGCGCACAATCATCGCCCACCACGTCTCCCAGGTTGCGGATCCATCGAGCGTTCCTTTGCCTGTGATTCCGATGTTTTCCTGCTCGAATGCATAGATGAGCGGCGAGAAGTTCATGCATTCCGTGCCTTCGAATCG from the Verrucomicrobiia bacterium genome contains:
- a CDS encoding glycoside hydrolase family 88 protein, yielding MRDSIVNFSCARIALALLGLVLLPVSSVAEGPYRNRDNRSVYDLSEGTYPIPYHMPKREEIVEVLGRIRSYLEKAAPTRVINDRTGDQIVDLSVAPIADAYADRGEANGFYNLDYTMGVTHAGMLLCAEVTGDKAFTDFTARHLRFIQDALPYFRAQDEQFKKGRSSAFRAILHTESLDDCGAMCAALIKAKHAGVGPNLDPIITHWMNHISTKQFRLSDGTLARQRPQPVSLWGDDAYMSIPALAQMGANGGKAEYLDDAARQVVQMSARLFDPKMGLYAHGWHENQPLNPEFYWGRANGWVMVATVELLSVLPETHPQRNAILQLLRSHIQAVAKLQSGSGLWHQMLDKNNSYLETSASAMFVFSIARAINRGWISPVSYGSVAQAGWNALTQQVNRRGQVEGTCVGTTFASDHVYYYNRPTSVYATHGYGPVLLAGAEMIKLLENPKIDIQHKVRTYHYVPKGE
- a CDS encoding glycoside hydrolase family 28 protein, giving the protein MKTISASAFPVWSRCMALFASILFFAHALAGADAIGWHSVPEILARIQAPRFPERNFPVTEFGAKADGATDCTEAIRKAIAACHEAGGGRVLVAGGTFITGAVHLKSGVNLHIAEGATLKFSADPAKFLPVVRTRFEGTECMNFSPLIYAFEQENIGITGKGTLDGSATWETWWAMIVRNRETNAPPSHRTLLRHGDSGTPVEQRIFGEGHLLRPNFVQPFRCRNVIIEGVFITNSPMWVINPVLCTNVTVRGVKVVSHGPNNDGCNPDSSRDVLIENCVFDTGDDCIAIKSGKNADGRRVGIPSENIIIRNCEMKDGHGGVVLGSEVSGGVRNVFAEDCRMDSPNLDRALRLKTNAERGGGIENIFFRNVQVGRVAHSVLTIDLVYGRVYGGLFPPIIRNIEMQNVTSASSPRALWIVGTTNSIIENVRVIDSTFKGVEAADVLTHSGSVSLRNVTVEPVRTR